A single window of Pontibacillus chungwhensis DNA harbors:
- a CDS encoding RNA polymerase sigma factor: MEREQANRYEQLKELPAEEIIEVVFNDYGGNIKSVIYTYVKSGAQTEDIFQEFLISVYKNSHLFKGESSFKTWLYRIAINKCKDYLKSPIHRIFTTYNDQLSNKSTEASPEQRVVEKELEGEIVKAIMSLPIKYREVFVLRYYQSFSIRQISESIGIKESTVKSRIMRGKKKLQSKLGGDYFEEN, translated from the coding sequence GTGGAGAGGGAACAAGCAAATCGTTATGAACAATTGAAGGAATTACCCGCAGAGGAGATTATTGAAGTAGTTTTCAATGATTATGGAGGAAATATTAAGAGTGTAATCTACACCTATGTTAAAAGCGGTGCTCAAACTGAGGATATTTTTCAGGAATTCCTTATTAGCGTTTATAAAAATAGTCATTTATTTAAAGGGGAATCGTCTTTTAAAACATGGCTTTACCGTATTGCGATTAATAAGTGTAAAGATTACTTAAAGTCACCCATTCATCGAATCTTCACTACATATAATGACCAACTTTCTAATAAGAGTACAGAGGCCTCTCCGGAACAACGAGTGGTGGAAAAAGAATTAGAAGGAGAGATTGTTAAAGCAATCATGTCTTTACCAATAAAGTATCGAGAAGTTTTTGTTTTAAGATACTATCAATCATTTAGTATTCGTCAGATTAGTGAATCCATTGGCATTAAGGAATCCACTGTAAAATCAAGAATCATGAGAGGGAAAAAGAAGCTTCAATCAAAGCTTGGAGGTGACTATTTTGAAGAGAACTAA
- a CDS encoding metal-dependent hydrolase family protein, translating into MELTLIKNGTVIDGTGGEPVKKDILIRDNRIEALGQPSQLPEPSEGKVIDADGKYVLPGLIDTHVHLMFELEDGNDTVEEPFSLKFYKTVHNMKKTLDAGITTVRDCGFTDAGVKDAVEKGLAEGPRMQLSIVPMTITGGHGDKWMLSGIDNSQRSYPGMPDGRCDGVEEVRKKSREILRAGADVLKVHATGGVFSPTDHPEFTQYTEEELRVMVQEGAYRRGTKVMAHAQGAEGIKNAVRAGIHSIEHGIFLDDEAIELMLQNGTYLVPTLLAPLSVIEASERSDKIPEYAAKKAKDVYEQHKESIQKAYKAGVKIAMGTDAGVMRHGTNLRELGLMVDAGMSPEDTIKATTKTAAECMGWGDELGTLEEGKLADLIITKTNPLKNIRNLEKQDNIAFVMKDGKVEKDRLKKPVSV; encoded by the coding sequence ATGGAATTAACGCTAATCAAGAATGGAACAGTCATTGATGGAACAGGCGGGGAACCGGTGAAGAAGGACATTCTCATTCGTGATAATCGAATTGAAGCGCTTGGTCAGCCGAGCCAGCTCCCTGAGCCGAGTGAAGGGAAGGTCATCGATGCGGATGGCAAATACGTATTGCCCGGGCTGATTGATACGCACGTGCATTTAATGTTCGAGCTAGAAGACGGCAATGATACGGTGGAAGAGCCGTTTTCTCTTAAATTTTACAAAACGGTTCATAACATGAAGAAGACTTTGGATGCTGGCATTACAACTGTCCGCGACTGTGGCTTCACCGATGCAGGTGTAAAAGATGCGGTGGAAAAAGGTCTCGCAGAAGGCCCTCGCATGCAGCTAAGCATTGTCCCGATGACGATTACAGGCGGTCACGGGGATAAATGGATGCTTTCTGGAATCGATAATTCCCAGAGGAGTTATCCGGGAATGCCTGATGGACGCTGTGATGGTGTGGAGGAAGTGCGTAAGAAGTCTCGTGAGATTTTACGTGCAGGAGCGGATGTATTGAAGGTCCACGCAACAGGTGGCGTCTTCAGTCCGACAGACCATCCTGAGTTCACGCAATACACGGAAGAAGAACTCCGCGTTATGGTACAAGAAGGAGCTTATCGCCGTGGAACGAAGGTGATGGCTCATGCTCAAGGGGCAGAAGGAATTAAGAACGCGGTTCGTGCAGGGATCCACTCAATTGAACACGGGATTTTCCTCGATGACGAAGCGATTGAACTGATGCTTCAAAATGGGACATATCTTGTTCCGACGTTACTGGCTCCTTTATCCGTGATTGAAGCTAGTGAGCGTTCCGATAAGATTCCAGAATACGCTGCAAAGAAAGCAAAAGATGTGTACGAGCAGCATAAAGAAAGTATCCAGAAAGCGTACAAAGCCGGCGTGAAGATCGCCATGGGGACTGATGCAGGCGTGATGCGTCACGGCACTAACCTTCGCGAACTTGGCCTGATGGTGGATGCAGGAATGTCACCAGAAGACACGATCAAAGCCACGACTAAAACAGCGGCTGAGTGCATGGGCTGGGGCGATGAACTTGGCACGCTAGAAGAAGGCAAGCTCGCAGACCTTATCATCACAAAAACCAATCCGCTGAAAAACATTCGAAATTTAGAAAAGCAGGACAATATCGCTTTTGTTATGAAGGATGGAAAAGTGGAGAAAGATCGTTTGAAGAAGCCAGTGAGCGTTTAA